The following proteins are co-located in the Lacticaseibacillus paracasei subsp. paracasei genome:
- a CDS encoding IS3 family transposase, whose protein sequence is MHQESHHHQVTKMCRILGVSRAQYYRYRSPKPSKRRAEDADLKQRILRIFAEFKQRYGVMKIHHELNLELQPLQLRCSPRRISRLMKELDIHSVTVNKWKAASASKTKVEQRPNLLKQDFSTTGLNQKWTADMTYIQTKRNGWCYLSTIMDLHSRRIIGYSFSKKMDTDLVLKTLESAVKNRTITGDLIIHTDLGSQYTSDNYNQRLTELHIRTHTAVRVVRMIMRQWNPFTLPSKRNVFIQCRSLKIMKLPLPSFLNMCMLSTIGREFIVHWATRPPYKLKLQHLRAKWPPDLMLSRVQISY, encoded by the coding sequence ATTCACCAAGAAAGCCATCACCACCAGGTAACCAAGATGTGCCGAATCCTCGGTGTTTCCAGAGCTCAGTATTATCGTTATCGATCCCCCAAACCTTCAAAACGCCGGGCCGAAGATGCGGACTTGAAACAACGGATTCTGCGGATCTTTGCGGAATTTAAGCAGCGATACGGTGTTATGAAGATCCACCATGAATTGAATCTGGAACTTCAACCACTGCAGCTTCGGTGCAGTCCACGACGGATTTCCCGGCTCATGAAGGAACTGGATATCCACTCCGTTACCGTCAATAAGTGGAAAGCGGCTTCGGCTTCCAAAACCAAGGTTGAACAGCGTCCCAACTTGCTTAAGCAGGATTTCTCGACCACTGGTTTAAATCAAAAATGGACCGCTGATATGACCTATATTCAAACGAAGCGTAATGGCTGGTGTTACTTATCAACCATCATGGACCTGCACTCACGACGGATTATCGGCTATTCGTTCTCAAAAAAGATGGATACTGATTTAGTCTTAAAGACCCTTGAAAGCGCGGTTAAAAATCGAACCATTACTGGGGACCTGATTATCCATACGGATTTAGGATCACAGTATACCAGCGATAATTACAATCAACGTTTAACTGAACTACATATCCGCACTCATACAGCCGTAAGGGTTGTCCGTATGATAATGCGCCAATGGAATCCTTTCACGCTTCCCTCAAAAAGGAATGTGTTTATCCAGTGCCGGTCTTTGAAGATTATGAAACTGCCGCTGCCGTCCTTTTTGAATATGTGCATGCTTTCTACAATAGGAAGAGAATTCATAGTTCACTGGGCTACCAGACCCCCTTACAAGTTGAAATTGCAACACTTACGAGCCAAATGGCCGCCTGATTTAATGCTTTCCAGGGTTCAAATAAGTTATTAA
- a CDS encoding AAA family ATPase: protein MEVLSNSGRTQLDKTKNIFSAPSTEYCPTCFRTITTREKEELVHVINQVLTISKQNAEDDITNQLKSLNLNTLAIINKGTDIATLFPQEIFAYNEAVEEYNEMIARYSKAVTDKINNPYAIPNTIDCDNNKLYSSIISAGRAVQAAVENYNAIFENEQLIKSEADFLNLNIAKFNNRDLFEQFATASLRHRDLEEKVRAAEAPREENERSISSVKARLAEQKVALDQINEKLAHVFMNRNRLKLIEGDNCYRVLSRDEFIATSQLSVGERNAISLCYFFSRINSNVRADQAYQRPLFIVLGDPISSFDFENKIGILSLLREELEKVLFSNPESKVLIMTHDAEMFHHIAKIYDDIEERRSMLAKVGKSNVEKIVSHHYQLSSGRLTEAGTKSFNDYAQQLQEVYNYAASNIQASNSQDVEVDYHPDDLYIGNIMRRVIEAFSTFCYRRGVSAIFNDQDILDNIPDIHRDFLRTFMYRLVFNSESHSEENVKSRPDNNAVDFISHSELVKTARLLVVFMNDLNPLHLQKLITGFDANEVKVWGQLAV from the coding sequence ATGGAAGTCTTATCAAACAGTGGAAGAACTCAACTCGACAAAACTAAAAACATATTTTCCGCACCAAGCACCGAGTACTGTCCTACATGTTTTCGTACAATCACAACCCGCGAGAAAGAAGAACTAGTTCACGTAATCAATCAGGTATTAACCATTTCGAAGCAAAACGCTGAAGACGATATTACAAATCAACTAAAATCTCTGAACCTGAATACTCTAGCTATCATTAATAAAGGCACAGATATAGCGACGCTGTTTCCACAGGAAATCTTCGCATACAATGAAGCGGTGGAAGAATACAATGAAATGATAGCTAGATATTCGAAAGCTGTTACCGATAAGATAAACAATCCATATGCGATCCCGAATACTATTGATTGCGATAACAATAAGTTATACTCATCAATCATCTCTGCAGGAAGAGCCGTGCAGGCAGCCGTCGAAAACTACAATGCTATTTTTGAAAATGAACAACTTATCAAGTCCGAAGCAGACTTTCTAAATTTGAATATAGCTAAATTCAATAATCGAGATTTATTCGAACAATTTGCCACGGCTAGCCTTAGACACCGTGATCTAGAGGAGAAAGTCAGAGCTGCAGAAGCGCCCCGAGAGGAGAACGAAAGAAGTATTAGCAGTGTTAAAGCACGGCTTGCCGAACAAAAGGTCGCACTAGACCAAATAAACGAGAAATTGGCTCACGTCTTCATGAATCGCAACCGACTTAAACTGATAGAAGGTGACAACTGTTATCGAGTCCTATCTCGTGATGAGTTTATTGCAACAAGTCAACTGTCAGTGGGAGAACGAAACGCAATTAGTCTTTGTTATTTCTTCTCTAGAATAAACTCAAACGTTCGAGCTGACCAAGCCTATCAACGCCCACTCTTTATTGTACTAGGCGATCCTATATCTAGTTTTGACTTTGAGAATAAAATAGGAATATTATCTCTACTTCGTGAAGAGCTAGAGAAAGTGCTTTTTAGCAATCCTGAAAGCAAAGTATTAATCATGACTCACGATGCAGAAATGTTTCACCATATTGCAAAAATCTACGATGATATTGAAGAACGAAGAAGTATGTTAGCAAAGGTAGGTAAGTCCAATGTCGAAAAAATTGTCAGCCACCATTATCAGCTGAGTTCTGGTAGATTAACAGAAGCTGGAACAAAGTCCTTCAACGATTATGCCCAACAATTACAAGAAGTGTATAACTACGCCGCCTCCAACATTCAGGCATCTAATAGTCAAGATGTCGAAGTAGACTACCACCCAGATGACCTATATATTGGTAATATAATGCGAAGAGTAATAGAAGCCTTCTCAACCTTTTGTTACAGACGCGGTGTCAGTGCAATATTTAACGATCAGGATATACTGGACAATATTCCGGATATACATCGTGATTTTCTTAGAACTTTTATGTATCGACTCGTTTTTAATTCTGAAAGCCACAGTGAAGAAAATGTTAAGTCCCGACCGGACAATAATGCAGTCGATTTCATTTCACACAGTGAGCTTGTTAAAACAGCAAGATTACTAGTGGTATTCATGAATGATCTAAATCCCCTTCACTTACAGAAGCTTATAACTGGATTTGATGCGAACGAAGTAAAGGTCTGGGGACAACTGGCAGTTTAG
- a CDS encoding GNAT family N-acetyltransferase has protein sequence MKLEPIDRWRSATTKLFKELWGSDDMVLSGIVYHLNELPGFVAIDEQNILGMITYLDRGNTLEVISLDSLRANQGIGSALLQKVETTAVLSHKTGVELITTNDNLHALGFYQRRGYRLTQLFPEAVDQSRKIKPEIPVVADNGIPIRDELRLFKDLQTL, from the coding sequence ATGAAACTAGAACCGATTGATCGATGGCGATCGGCGACAACTAAATTATTTAAAGAGCTCTGGGGCAGCGATGATATGGTTCTGAGTGGGATCGTGTATCATCTGAATGAACTTCCTGGATTTGTGGCGATTGATGAGCAAAACATCTTAGGTATGATCACCTATCTCGATCGAGGAAACACGCTTGAGGTCATTTCTCTAGACAGTTTGCGTGCGAATCAAGGTATTGGATCCGCTTTACTTCAAAAAGTTGAAACGACTGCGGTGCTTAGCCACAAAACAGGTGTTGAGTTAATCACAACAAACGATAATCTGCATGCATTAGGATTTTATCAACGGCGTGGGTATCGGCTGACGCAGCTTTTTCCCGAAGCGGTAGATCAATCGCGGAAAATAAAACCGGAGATCCCTGTCGTTGCCGACAATGGTATCCCGATCCGCGATGAGCTGAGATTGTTCAAAGATTTGCAGACATTGTGA
- a CDS encoding isochorismatase family protein — MLKDGLVVIDVQYGLSAAHHYKQLLANINQRIDAYHAADHPIIFMQHTDESMPYNGHDWQLDARLHQAPSDQVILKYHSDSFFQTGLAATLHGLHVQTIEVAGLQTEYCIDTAIRVGHDLGFKAATIHGLNSTFDTPDLSAQQIIAHHEGIWDGSFAEVVRDESVKL, encoded by the coding sequence ATGTTAAAAGATGGACTTGTCGTGATTGATGTTCAGTATGGGTTAAGCGCCGCCCACCATTACAAGCAACTGTTAGCAAATATCAATCAGCGTATAGACGCTTATCACGCTGCTGATCATCCAATTATTTTTATGCAACATACTGATGAGAGCATGCCATATAACGGCCACGATTGGCAACTCGATGCCCGGCTACATCAAGCACCATCTGATCAGGTCATTCTAAAGTATCATTCTGATTCCTTTTTCCAAACCGGTTTGGCTGCCACCTTACACGGCCTGCACGTACAAACCATTGAAGTCGCCGGTCTGCAAACGGAGTACTGTATCGATACCGCGATCCGCGTCGGCCATGATCTCGGCTTCAAGGCGGCGACGATCCATGGCTTGAATTCGACCTTTGATACGCCCGATCTTTCAGCACAGCAAATCATCGCGCATCACGAAGGTATTTGGGATGGTTCGTTTGCTGAAGTTGTTCGGGATGAAAGCGTCAAACTCTAG
- a CDS encoding DUF3923 family protein — MKHKGIWLINGLLALFAVPIAVMILIRRVDGSGYVETGRSRLAALAVLGAAVLIVILCELIYLLMAHAVKKADEN; from the coding sequence ATGAAACATAAAGGCATCTGGCTCATCAATGGTTTACTTGCCTTATTTGCAGTGCCAATAGCGGTCATGATTCTCATTCGCCGCGTTGATGGCAGTGGGTACGTTGAAACCGGTCGTTCGCGATTAGCAGCACTCGCTGTCCTTGGTGCAGCTGTTTTAATCGTCATACTGTGCGAACTAATTTATCTGCTGATGGCACATGCTGTAAAAAAGGCTGATGAAAATTAA
- a CDS encoding helix-turn-helix transcriptional regulator — MSDLSLGSRLKQLRKARGMTQSQLADDLFVSRKTVSSWETGRNQPDLQTICRLASYYQLTVDDLLHQQSVPHADDQRAITWLGPALAIILMGRLGFVALPEMLVLSDVVVIALAWLLVSWWQRYMHLRTIRWACSLLAVTFIVAAGLNLFKMDFGLQLIYLAAAVTLLIPIAGTALIKKIRSRPT; from the coding sequence ATGAGCGATTTAAGCTTAGGCAGCCGACTTAAGCAACTGCGGAAAGCGCGTGGCATGACGCAATCACAGTTAGCTGACGATTTGTTTGTTTCACGTAAAACAGTATCTAGCTGGGAAACTGGTCGTAACCAGCCAGACTTGCAGACGATTTGTCGATTGGCCAGTTATTATCAGCTGACCGTAGATGACCTCCTTCATCAGCAATCAGTCCCACATGCTGATGATCAACGAGCGATCACTTGGCTCGGCCCAGCATTAGCCATCATATTGATGGGGCGGCTTGGATTTGTCGCGCTACCTGAGATGCTGGTGCTTTCCGACGTTGTGGTCATCGCGCTGGCGTGGTTACTCGTTAGCTGGTGGCAGCGATACATGCACCTACGAACGATAAGGTGGGCATGCAGTTTATTGGCAGTTACCTTTATCGTTGCTGCAGGGTTGAATTTGTTCAAAATGGACTTTGGTCTGCAGTTAATTTATTTGGCTGCCGCCGTTACATTGCTGATTCCCATAGCGGGCACTGCACTGATCAAAAAGATTCGCAGTCGCCCAACTTAA
- the arsC gene encoding arsenate reductase (thioredoxin), which translates to MPQVYFLCTGNACRSQMAEGFAKKLLGSDWQIASAGIEAHGLNPLAVQVMAEKGIDISQQRSKVIDPDYLMHADLVVTLCGDARDRCPVTPPNVQHLHWPLPDPANATGSEAEVVQAFREVRDKIEAEVRHLETSAF; encoded by the coding sequence ATGCCGCAAGTTTACTTCTTATGCACGGGTAATGCCTGCCGAAGCCAAATGGCAGAAGGGTTCGCCAAGAAACTACTCGGTTCTGATTGGCAAATCGCCAGCGCCGGCATTGAAGCACACGGCTTGAATCCGCTCGCTGTGCAAGTCATGGCGGAAAAAGGGATTGATATCTCGCAACAACGATCAAAAGTGATTGATCCGGATTATCTAATGCACGCCGATTTAGTGGTCACTCTCTGCGGAGATGCACGCGATCGTTGTCCGGTCACGCCGCCAAACGTTCAGCACCTGCACTGGCCGTTGCCTGATCCTGCTAATGCAACAGGCTCAGAAGCAGAGGTCGTGCAAGCGTTTCGTGAGGTCCGCGATAAGATTGAAGCAGAGGTGCGCCATTTAGAAACATCAGCCTTTTAA
- a CDS encoding ABC transporter substrate-binding protein — protein sequence MKTTYKKMIAIVAALIVILGLGFFFTHQQHTEAADNGTGRTTITFWHSMNGPNEQVLENLVNQFNKSQTKYTIKPIYVGSYELSIMKYANTVGSNVSPDLVQSDQANQSMMIGLNATVPVQKFVDRDHYDLSQLYPGVTAAYKINGKLASMPFNSSSSVMYYNESLFKKYGVADLPLSPTYSDVTKAAVALTKKSKGAVKGMTMQIYGWLPEEMVANQNSLVVNHDNGRKAMATAATLNSPEMQKSMTWLQDVIKQNAFENFGTGSAAANNQSAAFLAQKVGIFMQSSAMLGQLQKNAKFKYGVTFTPHPDGTKANGVAIGGASLWITKNKPAAVQEGAWQFMKFLMTPQSQATWQLGTGYFAVNQKANQIQTLAAAIKKNPALAVPIKQLNQGNINAATAGAFFSNIQEERQNVELAMQQIYSGADVKKALNEAETDTNTAIQKTNEVSGNLLNYKR from the coding sequence GTGAAAACCACATACAAAAAAATGATCGCAATTGTTGCTGCGTTGATCGTCATTTTAGGCCTTGGCTTCTTCTTCACGCACCAACAACATACTGAGGCTGCTGACAATGGCACTGGTCGCACGACTATTACGTTCTGGCATTCAATGAATGGCCCAAATGAACAGGTATTGGAGAACTTGGTTAATCAATTTAATAAAAGCCAGACGAAATATACGATTAAACCAATTTACGTTGGTAGTTATGAACTGTCAATTATGAAATACGCGAATACGGTTGGCAGCAATGTCTCGCCTGATTTAGTTCAAAGCGATCAAGCAAACCAATCCATGATGATTGGTCTAAACGCAACCGTGCCGGTTCAAAAGTTTGTCGACCGTGATCATTACGACTTGAGTCAGCTGTATCCTGGCGTAACTGCCGCTTATAAAATTAACGGGAAGCTTGCCTCCATGCCATTCAACTCTTCAAGTTCGGTGATGTACTACAACGAAAGCTTGTTTAAGAAATACGGCGTTGCAGATTTACCGTTGTCACCAACATACAGTGACGTTACTAAGGCAGCCGTCGCTTTGACCAAAAAGAGTAAAGGTGCAGTCAAAGGCATGACGATGCAAATTTACGGCTGGCTGCCAGAAGAAATGGTGGCTAATCAGAACTCATTGGTTGTTAATCATGACAACGGCCGCAAAGCCATGGCCACTGCAGCAACCCTCAATTCGCCTGAAATGCAAAAGAGCATGACCTGGTTGCAAGACGTTATTAAGCAAAATGCGTTTGAAAACTTTGGCACTGGTTCTGCCGCTGCGAACAACCAAAGTGCAGCATTTTTAGCGCAAAAGGTCGGCATTTTCATGCAAAGCTCAGCAATGTTAGGTCAGCTGCAAAAGAATGCGAAGTTCAAGTATGGTGTAACTTTCACACCACATCCAGATGGCACCAAGGCAAACGGCGTGGCCATTGGTGGTGCTAGCTTGTGGATCACTAAAAATAAGCCTGCCGCTGTTCAAGAAGGCGCTTGGCAATTCATGAAATTTCTAATGACACCGCAGTCTCAAGCAACTTGGCAACTCGGCACTGGCTATTTCGCAGTCAATCAGAAAGCTAACCAAATCCAAACCTTGGCCGCCGCGATCAAAAAGAATCCAGCTTTGGCCGTGCCAATCAAACAACTTAACCAAGGAAATATCAATGCCGCAACGGCCGGCGCCTTCTTCAGCAACATCCAAGAGGAACGCCAAAACGTTGAACTCGCTATGCAACAAATCTACAGCGGTGCCGATGTTAAAAAAGCGCTGAACGAAGCCGAAACTGACACGAATACAGCGATTCAGAAGACAAATGAAGTTAGTGGAAACCTCCTGAATTATAAGCGGTAG
- a CDS encoding carbohydrate ABC transporter permease yields MTHIKNGSRYLLLTVVAVALLFPILLGIWASLLPTKDIAAGNFLSTNISLNNYWQAFVTTPIIRYMINSFVTAGLITIGQLVLCTLAAYAFAFINFRYKKQLFFAFLVTMMLPFEAQIIPNFQTVKAFGWLDNYAGLTIPFFTSAFGVFMLRQAFLQIPADLVDFGNYLGLGRLQFLWKIAVPYSRSMLITFALYTFLTHWNQYLWPLITTFSDDFRPVQVGLKQLQSEDTFANWGMVMATAIIVLLPTLALLLIGQKFFKRNLNAGGTKG; encoded by the coding sequence ATGACCCACATCAAAAATGGTTCGCGGTATCTTTTATTAACCGTGGTTGCAGTGGCATTGTTGTTCCCGATTTTATTAGGTATATGGGCTTCCTTGTTGCCAACTAAAGACATTGCGGCAGGCAACTTCCTGTCGACCAACATTTCACTCAACAATTACTGGCAAGCATTTGTGACCACGCCGATTATCCGCTACATGATCAACTCCTTTGTCACTGCTGGTCTGATTACCATTGGCCAACTGGTGTTGTGTACATTAGCAGCTTATGCGTTTGCGTTCATAAACTTCCGCTATAAAAAGCAATTGTTCTTCGCCTTTTTGGTCACAATGATGTTGCCTTTTGAAGCGCAAATTATTCCAAACTTTCAAACGGTTAAGGCATTTGGCTGGTTGGACAATTATGCTGGCCTAACCATTCCATTCTTCACTTCCGCGTTCGGGGTTTTCATGCTACGCCAGGCTTTTCTTCAGATTCCCGCTGATCTAGTCGATTTTGGCAACTATCTCGGGCTTGGTCGCTTGCAGTTTCTGTGGAAAATTGCGGTGCCTTATAGTCGCAGCATGTTAATCACCTTTGCCTTGTACACATTTCTGACTCATTGGAATCAGTATCTGTGGCCGTTGATTACGACCTTCTCCGATGATTTCCGCCCCGTGCAGGTTGGCTTGAAGCAGTTGCAATCTGAAGATACATTTGCCAACTGGGGCATGGTTATGGCAACAGCCATCATTGTGTTGCTGCCAACGCTGGCATTGCTACTGATTGGCCAGAAATTCTTCAAGCGGAATTTGAATGCAGGGGGGACTAAGGGGTGA
- a CDS encoding carbohydrate ABC transporter permease translates to MELNKELNKTATESKSKLAATIKENNKPAFWFLIPSLLILTLFTFYPMIMTVYNSFFATNIRGEAAKFVGLGNYFSIFQDPLFLKSLAGTLVYVVAFAAITIVAGVVLARLATMKLRRISWFQTAFAGTMGTSAAAASILWLFLFNPSVGLASFALKAMGLTNANLLVDPTGAMIVIVLASVWMALGFAFLILLSAFQSVPPEYYEVADIAGWSQYKQTLKITVPMISPTLFFLFVVEIIDGFKMFAQIDLITGGGPNNATNFLAYKIYQDAFTFHNFGTASAESIVLTVIIALATWIQFHYTERKVYYA, encoded by the coding sequence ATGGAGCTCAACAAAGAACTCAACAAAACCGCAACTGAATCCAAAAGTAAACTTGCAGCGACGATCAAAGAAAACAATAAACCGGCCTTTTGGTTTTTAATACCGTCTTTATTGATTTTAACCTTATTCACGTTCTATCCGATGATCATGACCGTTTACAATAGTTTCTTTGCGACCAATATTCGCGGGGAAGCGGCGAAATTCGTTGGTTTGGGGAATTACTTCTCGATTTTTCAAGATCCCTTATTCTTGAAGAGTCTCGCGGGCACCTTAGTCTATGTTGTTGCCTTTGCTGCCATTACGATTGTTGCTGGCGTTGTCTTGGCACGGTTGGCAACCATGAAGCTACGGCGAATCAGTTGGTTCCAAACAGCTTTTGCCGGCACGATGGGAACGAGTGCTGCGGCAGCTTCCATTCTCTGGCTGTTTCTTTTTAACCCGTCTGTTGGTCTTGCTAGCTTTGCTTTGAAAGCAATGGGCTTGACGAATGCCAACTTATTGGTTGACCCAACTGGCGCCATGATTGTCATCGTGCTGGCCAGCGTTTGGATGGCGTTGGGGTTTGCCTTCCTGATTTTGCTTAGCGCCTTTCAAAGCGTGCCACCGGAATATTATGAAGTAGCTGACATTGCTGGTTGGTCGCAATACAAACAGACCTTGAAAATCACGGTGCCGATGATTTCACCGACTTTATTCTTCCTGTTTGTTGTTGAAATTATTGACGGGTTCAAAATGTTCGCGCAGATAGATTTGATTACTGGCGGCGGGCCAAACAATGCTACCAATTTCTTGGCCTATAAGATCTATCAAGACGCGTTTACCTTCCACAACTTTGGGACCGCAAGTGCTGAATCAATTGTGCTGACGGTGATCATTGCCTTAGCAACTTGGATTCAATTTCATTACACGGAACGGAAGGTGTATTACGCATGA
- a CDS encoding ABC transporter ATP-binding protein, translating to MSIRLANVSKDFGNTKVLSDVSVEIEPGEFFVMVGPSGSGKSTLLRMIAGLTSVTDGRIYFNDRDVTDLPPKDRKLAMVFQNYALLPFMNVAQNIRFGLENQDLNDDEKSKRVDWALDLVHLSDLRDRKPKELSGGQQQRVSLARALATKAPVVLMDEPLSNLDAQLRTEMREEIARLHREIGMTLIYVTHDQVEAMTMGDRILVLDDEKIQQLGTPLDLYNHPANEFVAKFIGSPEMNLMPITINDDGDRFSIGDTFWTDNAFVLPFDLPAGSYHLGIRPEKLVPVSIANPDTITAKVKSLQQLGNDTLIFCDFDGQTLVSRVPEQFTIAVGADLNLLLPANADEWHLFDSNNGVRITAAAPAREAVEYGAQQRTQQNRN from the coding sequence GTGAGTATTCGATTAGCGAACGTGTCCAAAGATTTTGGCAATACTAAGGTGCTATCCGATGTTTCCGTAGAGATCGAACCCGGTGAGTTTTTCGTCATGGTCGGGCCTTCTGGTTCCGGCAAAAGTACGCTTTTACGAATGATCGCTGGTTTGACCAGCGTAACAGACGGACGTATTTATTTTAATGATCGCGATGTCACGGACTTGCCACCAAAAGATCGTAAGTTGGCAATGGTCTTTCAGAATTATGCTTTGTTGCCATTTATGAATGTAGCGCAAAATATCAGGTTCGGGCTTGAAAATCAGGACCTGAATGATGATGAAAAAAGCAAGCGAGTCGATTGGGCATTGGATCTGGTGCATCTCAGCGACTTACGGGATCGTAAGCCAAAAGAGTTGTCAGGCGGCCAGCAACAGCGGGTCAGCTTGGCGCGCGCGTTAGCAACCAAGGCGCCGGTCGTGTTGATGGATGAACCACTGTCCAACTTGGATGCGCAGTTGCGTACGGAAATGCGTGAAGAGATTGCGCGACTTCATCGCGAGATTGGGATGACACTGATCTACGTGACTCATGATCAGGTGGAAGCCATGACGATGGGTGATCGGATTCTCGTATTGGACGATGAAAAAATTCAACAACTTGGCACACCCCTAGATCTTTACAATCATCCGGCTAACGAGTTTGTCGCGAAGTTTATTGGCTCACCTGAGATGAATCTCATGCCAATTACCATTAATGACGATGGCGATCGCTTCAGTATCGGCGACACCTTCTGGACTGATAATGCGTTTGTCCTACCATTTGATTTGCCAGCTGGTTCTTACCACCTTGGTATTCGGCCAGAAAAATTGGTGCCAGTGTCCATCGCTAATCCAGATACAATTACGGCAAAGGTGAAAAGCCTGCAACAGCTTGGCAATGACACCTTGATTTTCTGTGACTTTGATGGACAGACATTAGTCAGTCGAGTACCCGAGCAATTTACTATCGCTGTTGGCGCCGACCTGAATCTACTGTTGCCGGCAAATGCTGATGAATGGCATCTTTTTGACAGCAACAATGGGGTGCGAATCACCGCTGCTGCGCCAGCACGGGAGGCGGTTGAATATGGAGCTCAACAAAGAACTCAACAAAACCGCAACTGA
- a CDS encoding nicotinate phosphoribosyltransferase — protein MNMNHAMLTDLYEFSMANGYCATLPHTDQAVFDIFYRTVPDHGSFVIAAGLQQVVEALQAFHFDDADIDYLRSLNLYSETFLNELATMKLACRVTALPEGTPVFPREPLLTVEGPLMQVQLLETLLLNLVNHQSLIATKARRITAAAEGRPVMEFGARRAQGPDASVYGARAAVIGGCASTSNVLAAQLFHIPAAGTMAHSWVESFGDELTAFRAWAKVYPDNSALLVDTYDVLKSGVPNAITIFKELRATGHQPVGIRIDSGDITQLAKQARVMLDAAGFQDAKITASNALDETVIQSLLKEGAPIDNFGIGEKLITSASSPVLSGVYKMAALQTDGQWQPKIKVSASREKTTLPGHKQVYRLYHRDSHRAFADVIALADEILPETIAVVNANPLATQTRVTLADFTAKPLLQPVFAPGHTADVPTDVFAIQKYTRETLAALPEATQRLVNPDFYPVYLTPKLAEMQQKLIAVHHGN, from the coding sequence ATGAATATGAATCATGCCATGTTAACTGATTTATACGAGTTTTCAATGGCCAACGGTTATTGTGCGACCTTGCCGCATACAGATCAGGCTGTTTTTGATATTTTTTATCGCACGGTTCCGGATCACGGTAGTTTTGTCATCGCCGCTGGGCTGCAACAGGTAGTGGAAGCTTTGCAGGCGTTTCATTTTGACGATGCTGATATCGACTACTTGCGTTCCTTGAATCTTTACTCAGAGACTTTTCTAAATGAGCTTGCGACGATGAAACTTGCTTGCAGGGTGACTGCTTTACCAGAAGGCACGCCGGTTTTTCCACGGGAACCGCTGCTTACTGTAGAAGGGCCACTGATGCAGGTGCAATTGCTGGAGACGCTTTTGCTAAATTTGGTGAATCATCAGTCACTGATTGCCACGAAGGCGCGGCGGATTACCGCGGCGGCAGAAGGTCGTCCTGTGATGGAGTTTGGCGCGCGCCGGGCACAAGGCCCAGATGCTTCAGTATATGGCGCGCGGGCAGCTGTCATTGGCGGCTGTGCCAGCACGTCGAATGTTTTGGCAGCCCAGCTATTCCATATTCCGGCTGCGGGCACAATGGCACACAGTTGGGTTGAATCGTTTGGTGACGAGCTGACGGCTTTTCGCGCATGGGCTAAGGTGTATCCAGATAATAGTGCCTTGCTGGTCGATACTTATGATGTTCTGAAGTCCGGGGTGCCAAATGCGATCACGATCTTCAAGGAGCTGCGTGCAACAGGGCATCAGCCTGTGGGTATCCGAATTGATTCGGGCGATATCACCCAGTTAGCTAAACAAGCGCGAGTGATGCTGGATGCGGCAGGTTTTCAGGATGCCAAAATCACCGCTTCAAATGCCCTAGATGAAACTGTGATCCAATCGTTGCTAAAAGAAGGAGCACCGATTGACAACTTCGGCATTGGCGAAAAGCTGATCACTAGTGCCTCGTCGCCTGTTTTGAGTGGGGTCTACAAAATGGCGGCTCTGCAAACGGATGGTCAATGGCAGCCGAAGATCAAAGTCAGCGCTAGTCGCGAAAAGACCACATTGCCAGGCCATAAACAAGTTTATCGCTTATACCACCGTGACAGTCATCGTGCTTTTGCTGATGTCATTGCTTTGGCAGACGAAATTTTACCGGAAACAATCGCCGTCGTTAATGCTAATCCTTTGGCAACCCAGACACGGGTCACGCTTGCTGATTTCACGGCCAAGCCATTGTTGCAACCGGTGTTCGCACCTGGCCACACTGCTGATGTACCAACTGATGTTTTCGCGATCCAAAAATATACCCGCGAAACTTTAGCGGCCTTGCCAGAAGCCACCCAGCGGCTTGTTAATCCTGATTTTTACCCGGTTTATCTCACGCCGAAGTTGGCTGAGATGCAACAGAAATTGATTGCGGTTCATCATGGAAATTAA